AATTGACaaacttcatcttctccaaatgCATCAATGTgttcattaaaatattaacatatttccAGAGCTTACAATCAAATTATCTTTAGTAAAGTAAGGACAAATAAATGCATGTAATTGTACACGACGATCATTTAAATATTGTCTCAAGCTATCATTGATTGTCGATCAATACTACGAAAACACTATTACGGTATCTAATAACATGTGAAGACGTCTGTGACTGTACAAAGTGACACTATTAGTTCATTTGTTCATTACAATCAGAAACTGGCTTTCGAGTGACAGAGATTTATGTCTTTGACTGAATAACACAAGTATTCACACTGTCTAACAAAAGTACTCATGAtcttttaatatgttttgtaGAATGAGGTTTACACGTCAAAGGATCTTACAGTTTCTTTTTGCTACTCAAAAAATCTGTGAAGATGATATAGACAAAATGTTTAAATCGAGTTTGAGTATACATAGTCAAAATGTCGATAGATGTATTTAATAATGCTTTTGTGATTTAATATAGTTGTTATTAATGATTGAAGTATAATGTGACCAAGTCTAGTAGATagtccattttaaaaaaaatcacacatgaattagaagtcatgacttctgttttaatataatagatatctGTTGAGGAAAATAATAAGAAGCAAAATACCATATAAATAAAACCTCTGATGTTCAAATATCGAGTAGTAGTTGATTCTTTTTACGTATTTAGTTTGAATTTCAAAAGAGGACTTCTGAATCCTGacatgatattaaaaaaaaaattctgatcGAAAATAATGTTTAATAGACAATGtgagaaaattttaataaaataaccTAGCTAAAAATATGTTGCTTACCTCGATTAAAATTCTTGAACTAGGGTTAAACTCGCCCTACGAGCGggttaacaatttaaaaaacagctaaaaatatttcaaattttagtatatatttgaatatagatttttatatataaatgttttgtaattttttgcaTTAATTTTTAATGCTGCAAAAATTATCATAATTAGATATTATGTTTTACATTGTGGAAAGAGATACAAATGAGTATTTGATTGTGATATATCATTTACTCATTATTCACCTTTCAAAACTGAAAAGTGATTTTGTTTTGTACCTTTAGTCTCTAAATAAAACATGAACCAaatgattattaaaaatataattaaactaaGTGAGGGTTTATAAATCtaagttttattaataattaaatttgatttctaaATTATCAATATGTAATGAATTTACAGAATGTTTGTGTTTGTGATATATAATTGTAATCTActttgtttatatttaaaatcacaGATTTGAAAGTGTTATTGTAACTATCATAATTACCATAGTCTAGGAATGAAAGGATAAACTTAACGGAACAACAGTTCATTAGAGCTtaatagagaaaaaaacattatactcatgttttactaataaattttattggataaattttcaaatgtgATAAATTTCTTAATTTGACAAAacacgagaaaaaaaaaacaaagaagatgactTTCAAACTCCGGATAGCAGCAAAAGCAAAAGGAAAGAATGTGAAGGAAGTTCTCAACCATCCAAAGTGACTTCTCAATCATCCAAAATGAAGTGGCTCCTCCTAACAAGATCAGAATTATGGGATCATTACACAAGAACTAAGGAGGACAGAGACATGTGTTTATACAACTATTGCCAGAAGGAATACTCTTTTCTCACCACATCAGGGACCACAAACCTGAAGAAGCATCTTGAAATCTGCAAAAACCATCAAATGCGGTTAACTAgcaaaaaagagaaacaaaaaggtATTGGTGATGATGGGAAG
This genomic stretch from Raphanus sativus cultivar WK10039 unplaced genomic scaffold, ASM80110v3 Scaffold1381, whole genome shotgun sequence harbors:
- the LOC130504149 gene encoding uncharacterized protein LOC130504149, coding for MKWLLLTRSELWDHYTRTKEDRDMCLYNYCQKEYSFLTTSGTTNLKKHLEICKNHQMRLTSKKEKQKGIGDDGKLKTCKLSETVFREATNEMILLRQLPLAFVDSVACKHFCKKAMLYTLLIQEGPHLKTS